A window of Juglans regia cultivar Chandler chromosome 7, Walnut 2.0, whole genome shotgun sequence contains these coding sequences:
- the LOC108983014 gene encoding heterogeneous nuclear ribonucleoprotein 1-like has translation MDSDQGKLFIGGISWETTEEKLKEYFENYGDVLQTVVMRDKTTGRPRGFGFVVFADPSILDRVLQDSHTIDGRTVEAKRALSREEQQTSAKAVNPNLARSSGGGGTFRTKKIFVGGLPSTLSEEEFRQHFASYGHVTDVVVMYDQNTGRPRGFGFITFDDEEAVDRVLHKSFHDLNGKQVEVKRALPKDANPGGGNRTMGGGGSGSLGSGYQNYGASGGNPNTYDGRMDSNRYMQTQSTGGGFAPYGSSGYSAPGYGYGPANNGISYGAYGSYGGANTGYGGPAGAAYGSPNLPNAGFGSGPPGASRSSWSAQAPTGYGAMGYGNTAAWGAPGGSTGAPSGGPGSAPTGQSPSGATGYGNQSYGYGGYGGSDGSYGNPVGYGAVGGRSGSVPSNNAGGPAGGDMQGSGGGYVGSGYGDANGNTGYGNGAWRSEQSQTSGNYGAAQVNGPHGGQVAYGGGYANAQARTQQQ, from the exons ATGGATTCGGATCAGGGGAAGCTGTTCATCGGTGGTATTTCTTGGGAGACCACGGAGGAAAAACTGAAGGAGTACTTTGAGAACTACGGGGACGTGTTGCAGACTGTGGTGATGAGGGACAAGACCACTGGGAGGCCCAGAGGGTTCGGCTTCGTGGTCTTCGCAGATCCTTCCATTCTCGATAGGGTTCTCCAGGACAGCCACACCATTGATGGCAGAACG GTTGAGGCTAAGAGGGCCTTATCGAGAGAGGAACAGCAGACTTCTGCCAAAGCCGTGAATCCTAATCTTGCTAGAAGCTCTGGGGGTGGTGGAACTTTCAGAACCAAGAAAATATTCGTTGGAGGGCTGCCTTCCACTTTAAGTGAAGAAGAATTTCGTCAACATTTTGCATCTTATGGCCATGTAACTGATGTAGTAGTCATGTATGACCAGAATACTGGGCGACCTCGTGGGTTTGGGTTTATTACCTTTGACGATGAAGAAGCTGTTGATAGGGTTTTACACAAAAGCTTCCATGACTTAAATGGTAAACAAGTGGAAGTAAAGCGAGCTCTTCCTAAAGATGCAAATCCTGGTGGGGGAAACCGTACCATGGGAGGCGGTGGTAGTGGTTCACTTGGCAGTGGTTATCAAAACTATGGGGCATCTGGTGGCAACCCAAATACATATGATGGTCGAATGGATTCCAATAGGTACATGCAGACACAAAGTACCGGAGGTGGTTTTGCTCCTTATGGTTCCTCTGGATATAGTGCACCTGGCTATGGGTATGGTCCTGCCAATAATGGTATTAGTTATGGTGCTTATGGCAGTTATGGTGGTGCCAATACTGGGTATGGTGGACCTGCTGGCGCGGCATATGGAAGCCCGAATCTTCCTAATGCTGGTTTTGGAAGTGGCCCACCGGGTGCTTCTAGAAGTTCATGGAGCGCTCAAGCTCCCACTGGATATGGTGCCATGGGTTATGGGAACACTGCTGCTTGGGGTGCTCCAGGTGGCAGCACTGGTGCTCCTAGTGGTGGCCCCGGCTCAGCACCTACAGGTCAGTCGCCCAGTGGGGCCACAGGGTATGGGAATCAAAGTTATGGCTATGGTGGTTATGGTGGAAGTGATGGGTCTTATGGAAATCCTGTTGGGTATGGTGCTGTTGGAGGTCGTTCTGGGAGTGTCCCAAGTAACAATGCTGGTGGTCCTGCTGGGGGGGATATGCAAGGAAGTGGTGGTGGTTACGTGGGAAGTGGCTATGGTGATGCGAATGGAAATACAGGGTATGGAAATGGAGCGTGGAGATCTGAGCAATCACAGACTTCTGGAAATTATGGTGCTGCTCAGGTGAATGGTCCTCATGGTGGGCAGGTTGCCTATGGTGGTGGATATGCCAATGCCCAGGCCCGAACCCAACAACAGTAA
- the LOC109021697 gene encoding tuberculostearic acid methyltransferase UfaA1-like isoform X3, with protein sequence MAAVRSLLKESCALLSKPKQMLPSLIEAGARLFVTRFLRRYISCGRLILMEEGGTTFSFEGNMTKCSLETVLRVHSPQFYWKVMSRADLGLADAYIDGDFSFAVENDGLLNLFMIIIASRDANSSATKSKKTSRGWWTPLIFTAGIASAKDFLNHFLRQNTLTHARRNISRHYDLSNELFALFLDETMTYSSAVFKKEDEDLKVAQLRKISILIEKARIDNKHRVLDIGCGWGSFAIEVVKQTGCKYTGITLSEAQLKYAEKKVKNAGLQDHIRLLLCDYRQVPDTYKYDRIISCEMIEHVGHEFMEEFFGCCESLLSEDGILFLQFSSMPDERYDEHKKSSDFIKEYIFPGACIPSLSRITSAMASASRLSVEHLENIGNHYYQTLQCWRKKFMENQSKIVALGFDEKFIRTWEYYFEYCAAGFKSRTLGDYQIVFTRPGNVAAFSNSYQSVPSGVDSVPDGDTEPSY encoded by the exons ATGGCTGCTGTACGTAGTTTGCTGAAAGAGAGTTGTGCTCTTCTAAGCAAACCCAAACAAATGTTGCCTTCTCTGATAGAAGCTGGGGCTCGCCTCTTTGTCACGAGGTTCCTGAGAAGATATATCTCCTGCGGACGTTTAAT ATTAATGGAGGAAGGGGGCACAACATTCAGTTTTGAGGGAAACATGACAAAATGTTCTCTTGAAACCGTTCTTAGAGTTCATAGTCCCCAGTTTTACTGGAAG GTCATGTCACGAGCTGATTTAGGCCTTGCAGATGCATACATTGATGGTGATTTTTCTTTCGCAGTTGAAAACGATGGCCTTCTAAATCTTTTTATG ATTATTATTGCCAGTAGAGATGCAAATTCCTCAGCCACAAAATCGAAGAAGACAAGCAG GGGCTGGTGGACTCCATTGATATTCACAGCAGGCATAGCATCTGCAAAGGActttctcaatcattttttaaggCAAAATACCCTTACACATGCTCGCAGGAACATCTCTCGCCATTACGACCtg AGTAATGAATTGTTTGCTCTGTTCTTGGATGAAACAATGACATACTCGTCTGCTGTATTTAAG aaGGAAGATGAAGACTTGAAAGTTGCACAGCTGAGAAAAATCTCTATTTTGATTGAAAAG GCAAGAATTGATAACAAGCATCGAGTTCTTGATATTGGGTGTGGTTGGGGAAGCTTTGCCATTGAAGTTGTCAAACAGACCGGGTGCAAATACACAGGCATCACTCTATCTGAAGCGCAACTAAAATATGCggaaaagaaagtgaaaaatgcTGGCCTTCAG GACCATATTAGGCTTCTTCTTTGTGATTATCGCCAGGTGCCAGATACCTACAAATATGACAGAATTATATCTTG CGAGATGATAGAACATGTTGGCCATGAATTTATGGAAGAGTTTTTTGGTTGCTGCGAGTCATTGTTATCCGAAGACGGGATTCTTTTTCTGCAG TTCTCATCGATGCCAGATGAACGTTATGATGAGCACAAGAAAAGCTCAGACTTTATAAAGGAATATATATTTCCCGGTGCATGCATACCTTCATTAAGCAGGATAACATCAGCCATGGCTTCTGCATCCAGACTCAG TGTGGAGCACCTGGAGAACATAGGGAATCATTACTACCAAACACTCCAATGCTGGAGGAAAAAGTTTATGGAAAACCAGAG CAAAATCGTTGCTCTCGGctttgatgaaaaatttataaggaCGTGGGAATATTACTTTGAATATTGCGCAGCTGGTTTTAAGTCGCGTACACTTGGAGATTATCAG ATTGTATTCACACGTCCTGGCAATGTTGCTGCATTCAGCAATTCATATCAAAGTGTGCCATCGGGAGTTGATTCTGTTCCCGATGGAGATACCGAACCTTCATATTAA
- the LOC109021697 gene encoding tuberculostearic acid methyltransferase UfaA1-like isoform X2 has translation MTKCSLETVLRVHSPQFYWKVMTRADLGLADAYIDGDFSFAAENDSLLNLFMIIIASRDANSSATKSKKTSRGWWTPLIFTAGIASAKDFLNHFLRQNTLTHARRNISRHYDLSNELFALFLDETMTYSSAVFKKEDEDLKVAQLRKISILIEKARIDNKHRVLDIGCGWGSFAIEVVKQTGCKYTGITLSEAQLKYAEKKVKNAGLQDHIRLLLCDYRQVPDTYKYDRIISCEMIEHVGHEFMEEFFGCCESLLSEDGILFLQFSSMPDERYDEHKKSSDFIKEYIFPGACIPSLSRITSAMASASRLSVEHLENIGNHYYQTLQCWRKKFMENQSKIVALGFDEKFIRTWEYYFEYCAAGFKSRTLGDYQIVFTRPGNVAAFSNSYQSVPSGVDSVPDGDTEPSY, from the exons ATGACAAAATGTTCTCTTGAAACCGTTCTTAGAGTTCATAGTCCCCAGTTTTACTGGAAG GTCATGACACGAGCTGATTTAGGCCTTGCAGATGCATACATTGATGGTGATTTTTCTTTCGCAGCTGAAAACGATAGCCTTCTAAATCTTTTTATG ATTATTATTGCCAGTAGAGATGCAAATTCCTCAGCCACAAAATCGAAGAAGACAAGCAG GGGCTGGTGGACTCCATTGATATTCACAGCAGGCATAGCATCTGCAAAGGActttctcaatcattttttaaggCAAAATACCCTTACACATGCTCGCAGGAACATCTCTCGCCATTACGACCtg AGTAATGAATTGTTTGCTCTGTTCTTGGATGAAACAATGACATACTCGTCTGCTGTATTTAAG aaGGAAGATGAAGACTTGAAAGTTGCACAGCTGAGAAAAATCTCTATTTTGATTGAAAAG GCAAGAATTGATAACAAGCATCGAGTTCTTGATATTGGGTGTGGTTGGGGAAGCTTTGCCATTGAAGTTGTCAAACAGACCGGGTGCAAATACACAGGCATCACTCTATCTGAAGCGCAACTAAAATATGCggaaaagaaagtgaaaaatgcTGGCCTTCAG GACCATATTAGGCTTCTTCTTTGTGATTATCGCCAGGTGCCAGATACCTACAAATATGACAGAATTATATCTTG CGAGATGATAGAACATGTTGGCCATGAATTTATGGAAGAGTTTTTTGGTTGCTGCGAGTCATTGTTATCCGAAGACGGGATTCTTTTTCTGCAG TTCTCATCGATGCCAGATGAACGTTATGATGAGCACAAGAAAAGCTCAGACTTTATAAAGGAATATATATTTCCCGGTGCATGCATACCTTCATTAAGCAGGATAACATCAGCCATGGCTTCTGCATCCAGACTCAG TGTGGAGCACCTGGAGAACATAGGGAATCATTACTACCAAACACTCCAATGCTGGAGGAAAAAGTTTATGGAAAACCAGAG CAAAATCGTTGCTCTCGGctttgatgaaaaatttataaggaCGTGGGAATATTACTTTGAATATTGCGCAGCTGGTTTTAAGTCGCGTACACTTGGAGATTATCAG ATTGTATTCACACGTCCTGGCAATGTTGCTGCATTCAGCAATTCATATCAAAGTGTGCCATCGGGAGTTGATTCTGTTCCCGATGGAGATACCGAACCTTCATATTAA
- the LOC109021697 gene encoding tuberculostearic acid methyltransferase UfaA1-like isoform X1, giving the protein MTKCSLETVLRVHSPQFYWKVMTRADLGLADAYIDGDFSFAAENDSLLNLFMIIIASRDANSSATKSKKTSRGWWTPLIFTAGIASAKDFLNHFLRQNTLTHARRNISRHYDLSNELFALFLDETMTYSSAVFKKEDEDLKVAQLRKISILIEKARIDNKHRVLDIGCGWGSFAIEVVKQTGCKYTGITLSEAQLKYAEKKVKNAGLQDHIRLLLCDYRQVPDTYKYDRIISCEMIEHVGHEFMEEFFGCCESLLSEDGILFLQFSSMPDERYDEHKKSSDFIKEYIFPGACIPSLSRITSAMASASRLSVEHLENIGNHYYQTLQCWRKKFMENQSKIVALGFDEKFIRTWEYYFEYCAAGFKSRTLGDYQVNCNVSLQKQQMDGNIHHKCLQICVSRKVLFMIFPRATTHILIAIISCILPDNGLGTLKYILELIYLS; this is encoded by the exons ATGACAAAATGTTCTCTTGAAACCGTTCTTAGAGTTCATAGTCCCCAGTTTTACTGGAAG GTCATGACACGAGCTGATTTAGGCCTTGCAGATGCATACATTGATGGTGATTTTTCTTTCGCAGCTGAAAACGATAGCCTTCTAAATCTTTTTATG ATTATTATTGCCAGTAGAGATGCAAATTCCTCAGCCACAAAATCGAAGAAGACAAGCAG GGGCTGGTGGACTCCATTGATATTCACAGCAGGCATAGCATCTGCAAAGGActttctcaatcattttttaaggCAAAATACCCTTACACATGCTCGCAGGAACATCTCTCGCCATTACGACCtg AGTAATGAATTGTTTGCTCTGTTCTTGGATGAAACAATGACATACTCGTCTGCTGTATTTAAG aaGGAAGATGAAGACTTGAAAGTTGCACAGCTGAGAAAAATCTCTATTTTGATTGAAAAG GCAAGAATTGATAACAAGCATCGAGTTCTTGATATTGGGTGTGGTTGGGGAAGCTTTGCCATTGAAGTTGTCAAACAGACCGGGTGCAAATACACAGGCATCACTCTATCTGAAGCGCAACTAAAATATGCggaaaagaaagtgaaaaatgcTGGCCTTCAG GACCATATTAGGCTTCTTCTTTGTGATTATCGCCAGGTGCCAGATACCTACAAATATGACAGAATTATATCTTG CGAGATGATAGAACATGTTGGCCATGAATTTATGGAAGAGTTTTTTGGTTGCTGCGAGTCATTGTTATCCGAAGACGGGATTCTTTTTCTGCAG TTCTCATCGATGCCAGATGAACGTTATGATGAGCACAAGAAAAGCTCAGACTTTATAAAGGAATATATATTTCCCGGTGCATGCATACCTTCATTAAGCAGGATAACATCAGCCATGGCTTCTGCATCCAGACTCAG TGTGGAGCACCTGGAGAACATAGGGAATCATTACTACCAAACACTCCAATGCTGGAGGAAAAAGTTTATGGAAAACCAGAG CAAAATCGTTGCTCTCGGctttgatgaaaaatttataaggaCGTGGGAATATTACTTTGAATATTGCGCAGCTGGTTTTAAGTCGCGTACACTTGGAGATTATCAGGTAAATTGTAATgtttctttacaaaaacaacAGATGGATGGAAACATACATCATAAATGTCTGCAAATCTGTGTTTCACGAAAAGTGCTGTTTATGATATTCCCTCGTGCGACCACACACATCCTCATTGCTATTATTAGTTGTATACTTCCTGATAATGGACTTGGTACCTTGAAATATATTCTGGAGCTTATATACTTGAGCTAG
- the LOC109021696 gene encoding uncharacterized protein LOC109021696 yields the protein MVGRLPMVVDMPMPRPEPNNSNHLARDPTESSSLFLYYERVRIFFRAKQQRERRSWMSTRFGTGEMHEVKSGVKGPLMAEHKHRCGCRGGVFSMDGISGFSLKLQIYLGQVILQPGHGTVKFCRFQGVQV from the exons ATGGTGGGCAGGTTGCCTATGGTGGTGGATATGCCAATGCCCAGGCCCGAACCCAACAACAGTAATCATTTGGCTAGGGATCcaactgaatcttcatctttGTTTCTTTACTATGAGAGGGTCAGAATTTTTTTCCGTGCAAAGCAGCAGAGGGAGCGGCGCAGTTGGATGTCAACCCGCTTTGGGACTG GAGAGATGCACGAGGTCAAAAGTGGAGTGAAGGGTCCACTCATGGCTGAACACAAGCATCGTTGTGGGTGCAGGGGGGGAGTGTTCAGCATGGATGGAATTTCAGGGTTCAGTttgaaattacaaatttacCTGGGACAGGTCATTCTCCAGCCTGGCCATGGCACTGTCAAGTTTTGCAGATTCCAGGGAGTTCAAGTGTGA